The following DNA comes from Streptococcus pasteurianus.
ACGGAAGTTTTATTCCACTTGGGGATAACAAATGGGGGCTCCGTTCATGGTATGCTATTGATGAAATTGACGAAGAAATCATCACTCTTGAAGAAGATGAAAATGGAGCACCAAAACGCAAACCAAAACGTGTTAATGCCTTCATGGATGGTGATGAAGATGCCATTGATTATTCAGATGATGATCCAGAAGATGAAGATTTCACACCTGAATCATCTGATTTAGAATACGATGAAGAAAATCCAGATGACGAAAAATCAGAAGTTGAGTCATACGATTCAGAAATCAACGAAATTATTCCAGATGAAGATTTGGATGAAGAAGTTGACATCAACGAAGAAGACGACGAAGACGATGATTTAGACGAAGAGTAGTCACCAGCATTAGTTTTTTACTAAATTAAAAAAAGTTGTCAATTATCATTTGACAAACGCCACAGGATAGTTTATATTATTATTCGGGCACCTCTTTTTTAGAGGTCGTATGAAAGCTCCCTAACTTTTTAGGGAGCTATTTTTGTTTTCCTAAAAGTAAATGTTTATTTACTTTTTTATCAAATATCTTACGGATGTTTTGATTTGTTGTTATTCTTAATCTTCAAGCACTTATCGTTTGCTATCATTTTATTTAAAAGGAGTTTTATTTAATGACTAAGTATATTTTTGTTACTGGTGGTGTTGTTTCTTCTATCGGTAAGGGAATCGTGGCTGCAAGTCTTGGTCGTCTTTTGAAAAATCGCGGTCTTAAAGTAACTATCCAAAAATTTGACCCTTATATTAACATTGACCCAGGTACAATGAGCCCCTATCAACACGGTGAAGTTTACGTGACAGACGATGGTGCTGAAACTGACCTTGACCTTGGTCACTATGAACGTTTTATTGACATCAACCTTAACAAATATTCTAACGTAACAACTGGTAAAATTTATAGCGAAGTTCTTCGTAAAGAACGTAAAGGTGAATATCTTGGTGCAACTGTCCAAGTTATTCCACACATCACAGACGCTTTGAAAGAAAAAATCAAACGTGCCGCGACAACAACTGATTCTGACGTTATCATCACAGAAGTTGGTGGTACAGTTGGTGATATTGAAAGTCTTCCATTCCTTGAAGCCCTTCGTCAAATGAAAGCAGATGTTGGTGCTGATAATGTTATGTACATCCACACAACGCTTCTTCCATACCTTAAAGCTGCTGGTGAAATGAAAACTAAACCCACACAACATTCTGTTAAAGAATTGCGTGGTCTTGGTATTCAACCTAATATGTTGGTTATCCGTACAGAAAAACCAGCTGGTCAAAACATTAAAAATAAGTTGGCACAATTCTGTGATGTTGCTCCAGAAGCTGTTATTGAGTCACTTGACGTGGATCATATTTATCAAATTCCACTTAACATGCAAGCTCAAAACATGGATCAAATCGTTTGTGACCACTTGAAATTGGATGTGCCAAAAGCGGATATGTCAGAATGGTCTACAATGGTTGATAAGATTATGAATCTTAAAAAATCAACTAAGATTGCTCTTGTTGGTAAATATGTTGAATTGCCAGACGCTTACCTTTCAGTTGTCGAAGCTCTTAAACATTCAGGTTATGTTAATGATGTGGCTGTTGATCTTAAATGGGTTAATGCCAATGATCTTACGGCTGACAATGTTGAAGAAATGCTTGGTGATGCTGATGGTATCATTGTCCCAGGTGGATTTGGTCAACGTGGGACAGAAGGTAAAATTGAAGCAATCCGCTATGCGCGTGAAAAAGACGTGCCAATGCTTGGTATCTGTCTTGGTATGCAATTGACTTGTGTGGAATTCGCTCGTAACGTATTGAACTTGGAAGGTGCAAATTCAGCTGAGCTTGCTCCGGATACTAAATACCCAATTATTGATATTATGCGTGACCAAATTGATATCGAAGATATGGGTGGAACACTTCGCCTTGGGCTTTACCCATGTAAATTAAAACCAGGTTCACGTGCAGCACAAGCTTATAACAATCAAGAAGTTGTTCAACGTCGTCACCGTCACCGTTACGAATTCAATACTAAATTCCGTGACCAATTTGAAGAAGCAGGTTTTGTTTTCTCAGGTGTATCGCCAGATAACCGCTTGATGGAAGTTGTTGAATTGCCAGAGAAAAAATTCTTCGTGGCTGCTCAATATCACCCAGAACTTCAAAGTCGTCCAAACCGTCCAGAAGAGCTTTACACAGCCTTTGTGACAGCAGCGATTGAAAATAGCAAATAATCATTAAAACAGATTAACACTCTTCAAGCTAAAAGCTTGGGAGTGTTTTTTTGATAATACAATTCTAATGAATCTGTACCCCTTTTATTTTTAGGAAAAAATAGTATAATAGTGAGCATGAGAAAAATAAGAATTAGAAAACATCGTGTTTTATTAGGAATTATTGCTCTACTTTTTGTAGTAAGTGTCGGAGCAAGTTTTTATTTTTTCCATGTAGCACAAATTCGTGAAGAAAAATCATTCATTAATAATAATGGTCGTTCAAAAGGCACCCCTATCTACGCCTATGAGCAGAGTTTTGACCAACTGACAAAAGAAACGCTTTGGATGACCAACCAAGGTTTAAAACAAGATGCTTGGTATGTTCCTGCAGAAACAGCAACAAATAAAACGGTTATTGTTGTTCATGGATTTACAAACGATAAGGAAGATATGAAGCCTTATGCATGGATGTTTCATGAGCTAGGCTACAATGTCCTTATGCCCGATAATATGTCGCATGGTGACAGTGAAGGGCAAATCATTGGATATGGCTGGAACGACCGCTTAAACGTCATAAAATGGGCGGAGATGCTAGTTGAACAAAATTCAGACAGCGAAATTACCTTGTTTGGTGTTTCTATGGGAGCAGCAACGGTTATGATGGCTTCTGGTGAGGAAAGTTTGCCTGACCAAGTTGTTAATATTATTGAAGATTGTGGTTATAGTAGTGTCTGGGATGAGTTGAAATATCAAGCTAAAGAAATGTATAATCTCCCAGCTTTCCCAATTCTTTATGAAGTATCTGCCATTTCAAAAATTCGTGCAGGCTTTTCTTACGGTCAAGCAAGTAGTGTGAATCAGTTAAAAAATAACACACGTCCAGTTCTTTTTATCCATGGCAGTGATGATACTTTTGTGCCAACAAGTATGGTTTACAAGAATTATCAAGCCACACAAGGCGAGAAAGAATTGTATATCGTTAAAGGTGCGGGACATGCCAAATCCTTTGAAACTGATCCTCAAGCATACATTGAAAAAATTTCAACTTTCTTGAAAAAATATGAAAAATAGTATTGACAGCAAAAAGATAAGTTGATATAATTTTATATGTTGTTAAGGAACAGCGGAAATGGCGGAATTGGCAGACGCGCAGGACTAAGGATCCTGTGATCGCTTTAGATCGTGAGGGTTCAAGTCCCTCTTTCCGCAGAGTAGACGAGCTAGAGCTTGTCTTTTTTTATTATTTAATAGAAAATAATAGTATGAAATAAGACTTTTATTTTCAGTAAATTTTGTTATTTGTGAGTGTTTTTTCATAGAAAATCAGTCAAATTTCAAGTAACGCTAGCAATCTGATAAGATTTGTGATAAAATGTACGTGTAAAAGGGTTTATCCCAAAAAATAAATAGGAGGCCTATATAATGGCAATCGTTTCAGCGGAAAAATTTGTCAAAGCAGCCCGTGATAACGGATATGCAGTTGGTGGATTTAACACAAACAACCTTGAATGGACTCAAGCAATTTTACGTGCGGCAGAAGCTAAAAAAGCTCCAATTCTTATCCAAACTTCAATGGGTGCTGCAAAATACATGGGTGGTTACAAACTTTGTAAAGCACTCATTGAAAACCTTGTAGAATCAATGGGTATCACTGTACCAGTTGCTATTCACCTTGACCATGGTCATTTTGAAGATGCATTAGAATGTATCGAAGCTGGATACACTTCAGTTATGTTTGACGGTTCACACCTTCCACTTGAAGAAAACCTTGAAAAAGCTAAAGAAGTTGTTGCTAAAGCACATGCTAAAGGTATCTCAGTTGAAGCTGAAGTTGGTACTATCGGTGGTGAAGAAGACGGTATCATCGGTGATGGTGAACTTGCTCCAATCGAAGATGCTAAAGCTATGGTTGCTACAGGAATTGACTTCCTTGCAGCAGGTATCGGTAACATCCACGGTCCATACCCAGCAGATTGGAAAGGTCTTCACCTTGATCACCTTGAAAAATTAACTGCTGCTGTTCCTGGATTCCCAATCGTATTGCACGGTGGTTCAGGTATTCCTGATGAGCAAATTCAAGAAGCTATCAAGCTTGGTGTAGCTAAAGTTAACGTTAACACTGAATGTCAACTTGCATTCGCTAAAGCTACTCGTGAATTTGTTGCTGAATACGAAGCAAACGAAGAAGAATACGATAAGAAAAAACTCTTCGACCCACGTAAATTCTTGAAACCAGGTTTCGAAGCTATTACAGAAGCTGTTGAAGAACGTATCGACGTATTTGGTTCAGCTAACAAAGCTTAATCAAACTTCGTTTAGAAAAAACTTCCCATTTGGGGAGTTTTTTTGTGTTAATCGTTACTATTTAATTGACAAATTTTAGTTGAGTGATATAATGTCTTTGTTAGCCGATTTAGCTCAGTCGGTAGAGCAACGCACTCGTAACGCGTAGGTCGTAGGTTCGATTCCTGCAATCGGCAAATAGTTTTAAATCCTGATAGTTATCAGGATTTTTGTTGTTATCAGAAAACCACTAGCTGTGCTAATGGTTCAGTGTAGCTTTCAGCGTGGCATAAAAAAATCCTCCTAAAATGATATATTAGAAAAGGTTTCCCGACCACAAACTAATATACATAAGGAGGACCCCTGATGAATCAGGATAATAATAGTTTAGCACATACCACATGGAATTGTAAGTATCATATTGTTTTCGCCCCAAAATATCGTCGACAAATTGTATACGGAAAATACAAGGCAAGTATCGGTCAGATTATACGTCAATTATGTGACCGCAAAGGAGTAGAAATTCATGAAGCCGAAGCGTGTAAAGATCATATTCATATGTTAGTGAGTATCCCGCCCAAACTGAGCGTTTCATCCTTTATGGGTTATTTAAAAGGAAAAAGCAGTTTAATGATTTTTGATAGACATGCCAATCTGAAATATAGGTATGGCAATAGAAAATTTTGGTGTCGCGGTTATTATGTGGACACCGTAGGTCGTAATCAGAAGAAAATAGAAAACTATATTCGTCAACAATTACAAGAAGACGTTGTAGCAGATTAGCTAAGTTTATTCGAACCATACGATCCCTTTACAGGAGAAAAAAATCCGAAGAAATAGCTGATACTAATCCGCTAGTCGGATTAGTGAGTAAAAGTGGTGCAAAAGGGAAACCATTCAGTAAGCCTTTAGGCTTTGGCCGGTAAGAGAGGCTTTCAGCCGAAGAGCAAACCACCCGTTCTCACGGGTAGTTTTGATTGATGAAAAACGGGCTCACACTCCATGATATGTTATAATGACTATATTGATAACTTAAAAATATTATACGAAAGTTTAAGAATACAGCATGAAAGAGAAATTAACGATAAGTGATATTGCAGAACTTGCAGGCGTAGCAAAAAGTACTGTATCACGTTATTTAAACGGTGGAAGTGTTAAGAAAGAAACAGCAAATCGTATCCAAACGATTATTTCAAAACATGGTTACGAGCCAAATTTGTTTGCTCGACTAAATGCTAAAAGTAGTAAGATCATTGGTCTTGTGGTACCTGGATTTAATTCAGTAACCACTCCTCGAATTGTTGAAGTGATTGTGGCTTATTTGAAAGAAAATCACTATAATCCCTTAATTTTACACACAGATCATTCTACTGAAGAAGAAATTCGTAGCATTGAAAGACTCAGTAAAATGAACGTTGACGGCATTTTGGTTATTTCTACAGGGATTACCAAGCAGCACCAGAAAGTTGTTGAAAGTATTTCGCAGCCAGTTCTTTTCATTGGTCAAAAATATGAAGGCCTTAAAACGGTTGTTAATGATGATTACAATGCTGGTTATGCCATTGGACAATTAATCGCAAAAAGTGGTGCCAAGTCAGTTCTTGGAGTCTGGGTCGATGAGAATGATAAAGCAGTCGGTAAAGAACGGAAAAATGGTGTTGTTGATGGCCTAGCAGCAAGTGGTGTAACCAATGTTGAATTTGTTTTTTCTAGTTATTACTATGAAGAATCAGTCTATATTCTTGAAAACTTTTTAGAAGAGGATAAATTACCAGATGCGATTATTTGTGCGACAGACCGTATCGCACAAAGTGTTTACAAATTATTCTTGCAATCTAAAAAAGTGATTGGTAAAGATGTGTCAGTTACTGGTTTTGGTGATTATGAAACGAGTGAACTTTTGAATCCACCATTAACAACAGTTAAATTTGATTGGTATAATACGGGAAGGATTAGTGCGGAGACGATTCTGCAGATGATTCATGATAAGCCAGTCAGTCAATTGCAGATTATTCCATTTGAATTGATAAAACGCCAAAGTGTTGTCGAAAAGGACAGTTGATTTGAACTGTTCTTTTTTAATGAAAAAAATGGAACCGTTTTTATTTTTTTGAGCAAAAAGTATTGACAGCGTATTCATATGGTGTTATAATATAGTCGAACATTAACGGAACCGGTTCCAAAACGAAAAAGGAGACATTATGGCAGACTTAAAGAAAATTAGTCAGGATATTGAAAAATACGTTGGCGGTAGGGAAAATATTTCAGGTGTTGCTCACTGTGCGACTCGTTTGAGAATCGTTTTAAAAGATAACAGTTTAGCTGATCTTAAAAAACTTGAAAATGTCGACTTAGTTAAAGGAGCATTTGTCGCTGGAGATCAAATTCAGTTGATTTTTGGACCTGGATTAGTTAATGACGTGTATGAGGTTTTTTCAAAATATGTCGGTATAGCAGATATGACACTTAATGAGCTTAAACAAGAAAGTGCCAAAAAAGCAAATCCTATTCAAGCAGTTATTAAATCTCTATCTGATGTATTTGTTGCGATTATTCCAGCAATCCTTGCAGCAGCACTTTTGATGGGTATTACAGGTGTTCTTAGTAATTACCCCATTGTTAAGGAAAATGAAACTTTATACGCTATCAACAGACTAGCAAGTCTTGCATCTACAGGAATCTTTGCTATTTTACCAATGGTAGTTTGTTATTCAGCAGTTAAACGCTACGGCGGTAACCCGGTTCTTGGTATGGTTGTTGGGGCTATCATGCTTGATTCTTCACTTGCAAATGCCTATTCAGCTGCATCTGGAACTGTTCATGTTGAAGTGATTCATTTATTTGGTTTACCAATTGAAATGGTCGGCTTCCAAGGCGGTATTTTAGTTGCTTTGATGATTGGTTTTGTTGTTGCAAAACTCGATATTTACTTCAATAAAGTAGTACCAAACTCTGTTAAGCTTTTGCTTGCGCCTTTGTTTACTGTATTTCTTTCAACTTTGCTTTTGTTTACAGTTGTAGGACCAGTAGGTCGTATTCTTTCACATGGTTTGACAAGTGGATTGGTTTGGTCTGCTGAAAATCTAGGATTTGTTGGTTATGCTTTATTTGCCGGTGTTCAACAATTATTGGTTATTACAGGGCTTCACCATATTATTGGTGCAGCAGAAGCACAATTGCTTGCTGATACAAAACATAACTTCATCAACCCATTGATGTCAGTTGCTTTGATTGGACAATCTGGTGCAGTTATTGGTTATTTGATTACTCACTGGAAAGATACTAAAGCTCGTGAACTTTGTTTGCCAAGTTTTGCTTCAACATTGTTTGGTATTAGTGAACCAGCTATTTTCGGTGTTAACCTTCGCTATCGTTACCCACTAGTTGCAGGATGTATTGGTGGTGCAGTTGCAGGTGCATATGTTTACTTTGCAAAATTAACCGCACTCGGTTTTGGTACAACAGTAGTACCAGGTATTGCTATTTGTGACCCTGCTCACAATGGTTATTTAAATTATATTATTGCCCATTTAATTGGCTTTGGAGTTGGGCTAGCTGCTACAATTATCTTAAAACCATTCTTCAAAGAAGAAAACTAAAAAAATAAAATCAAAGCCTCCTTACATTGTTTAGGGAGGCTATATTATTGGAGGAAACATGTACACGAAAGAAGAATATGCCAAAGACTGTCAAATCCATAATGACATGCGGCGACTTGTTGATTCGGACGTTAATCGTTTAAACTATCATTTGATGGCACCGGCTGGATGGCTTAATGACCCAAATGGTCTAGTTGAAAAAAATGGCATTAACCATGTTTATTTTCAATATACTCCTTTTGATGCTGGTTGGGGAATAAAATCTTGGGGACATTATACCACAAAAGATTGGCTTACTTACAAAGAAGAAGAACCTTTTGTTTTTGCGGATAATAGACTTGATCGCGACGGTGCTTACAGCGGTTCAGCGATTGTCAAAGATGGAATTATTCATTATTTTTACACTGGAAATGTCAAATTGTTAGATGGTGATTATGATTACATCTTGACTGGACGTGAGCAGAATACTATTCATTTGACGAGCAGTGACGGTTTTCATTTTTCTGGTAAAGAACTTGTGTTAGCAAATAGTGATTATCCAGATGACATGACAACACACGTCAGAGATCCTAAAATTTTAAAAGACGGTGAGAAATATATCATGGTTTTAGGGGCGAGAAGTATTGAAGATAAGGGCTGCGCTCTAGTTTATCATTCAACTGATTTGTCACACTGGCACTATGTGACACGCATACAGACAAGTGAAAAATTTGGCTTTATGTGGGAATGCCCAGATTTATTTAAACTGGGTAACCAACTCATTCTCTCAGTTTCACCTCAAGGACTTGAAAAAGAAGAAGCTAGGTACCAAAATGTTTTTCAGAGTGGCTATTTTTTGGTAGATGAGAATCACGGCGATTACACTGTAAGAAAATTTGAAGAGTTTGATTATGGATTTGATTTTTATGCAGTGCAGACATTTGAAGATGAAAGTGGTCGACGAATTTTGATGGCTTGGATGGGCTTGCCAATGGAGTCAGAATATCAAGAAGATCCCACAGTAAAATATAACTGGCGACATGCTTTGACAATGCCAAGAGAACTAGTTTTTCAAAATGGTGCTGTTTATCAAAGACCTTTGAAGGAGTTTGAAAAGCTAAGAAAGAACGAGTTTCAAAGTCAAATATCTGAATTTACGCAGTGGCAAACAGAAAATTGCTGTTTTGAAATAAATGTCACATTTAGCAATCCAGCAGAAAGTTTTTCTCTTCGTTTAAGAGATGACGTTATTTTGACATTTGATGGTTCACTATTGTCGCTAAAAATGGGAGAATCAGGCTTTGGACGTACACAGCGAAATATTGCCTTAGATAAGGTTAGCCGATTGCAGTTTTTTTCTGATACGTCATCGCTAGAAATTTTCATAAATGGTGGTCGTTATACAATGACATCTAGAGTATTTAGCGATACATTGAAACAAATAATTACGTTTGATTCAAAATCAGATGGTCAGTTGACTATTTATGATTTGAAAAAGTTTAATATCGAATAAAGAGAAGTCCAGCAGAATCTTCTGCTGGATTTTTTTTACAAAATCTTTTAGAGTTTTTAGTAGAAATCAGTTTGAGGTTAGAAAATCATACGTGCTTTCATAGCCAAATTTCAAGTTCAAATTAGCCAGTCTGTAAAAACTCTTTAGGAGATTTATAATTGAATAGTTTCTTTGGATAGTTGTTAATCCAGTTTTCAATAAATGCGACTTGTTGTTGAGTCGCATTTTTGCTTCCCTTAGGC
Coding sequences within:
- a CDS encoding CTP synthase codes for the protein MTKYIFVTGGVVSSIGKGIVAASLGRLLKNRGLKVTIQKFDPYINIDPGTMSPYQHGEVYVTDDGAETDLDLGHYERFIDINLNKYSNVTTGKIYSEVLRKERKGEYLGATVQVIPHITDALKEKIKRAATTTDSDVIITEVGGTVGDIESLPFLEALRQMKADVGADNVMYIHTTLLPYLKAAGEMKTKPTQHSVKELRGLGIQPNMLVIRTEKPAGQNIKNKLAQFCDVAPEAVIESLDVDHIYQIPLNMQAQNMDQIVCDHLKLDVPKADMSEWSTMVDKIMNLKKSTKIALVGKYVELPDAYLSVVEALKHSGYVNDVAVDLKWVNANDLTADNVEEMLGDADGIIVPGGFGQRGTEGKIEAIRYAREKDVPMLGICLGMQLTCVEFARNVLNLEGANSAELAPDTKYPIIDIMRDQIDIEDMGGTLRLGLYPCKLKPGSRAAQAYNNQEVVQRRHRHRYEFNTKFRDQFEEAGFVFSGVSPDNRLMEVVELPEKKFFVAAQYHPELQSRPNRPEELYTAFVTAAIENSK
- a CDS encoding LacI family DNA-binding transcriptional regulator, whose protein sequence is MKEKLTISDIAELAGVAKSTVSRYLNGGSVKKETANRIQTIISKHGYEPNLFARLNAKSSKIIGLVVPGFNSVTTPRIVEVIVAYLKENHYNPLILHTDHSTEEEIRSIERLSKMNVDGILVISTGITKQHQKVVESISQPVLFIGQKYEGLKTVVNDDYNAGYAIGQLIAKSGAKSVLGVWVDENDKAVGKERKNGVVDGLAASGVTNVEFVFSSYYYEESVYILENFLEEDKLPDAIICATDRIAQSVYKLFLQSKKVIGKDVSVTGFGDYETSELLNPPLTTVKFDWYNTGRISAETILQMIHDKPVSQLQIIPFELIKRQSVVEKDS
- a CDS encoding PTS transporter subunit EIIC, producing the protein MADLKKISQDIEKYVGGRENISGVAHCATRLRIVLKDNSLADLKKLENVDLVKGAFVAGDQIQLIFGPGLVNDVYEVFSKYVGIADMTLNELKQESAKKANPIQAVIKSLSDVFVAIIPAILAAALLMGITGVLSNYPIVKENETLYAINRLASLASTGIFAILPMVVCYSAVKRYGGNPVLGMVVGAIMLDSSLANAYSAASGTVHVEVIHLFGLPIEMVGFQGGILVALMIGFVVAKLDIYFNKVVPNSVKLLLAPLFTVFLSTLLLFTVVGPVGRILSHGLTSGLVWSAENLGFVGYALFAGVQQLLVITGLHHIIGAAEAQLLADTKHNFINPLMSVALIGQSGAVIGYLITHWKDTKARELCLPSFASTLFGISEPAIFGVNLRYRYPLVAGCIGGAVAGAYVYFAKLTALGFGTTVVPGIAICDPAHNGYLNYIIAHLIGFGVGLAATIILKPFFKEEN
- the tnpA gene encoding IS200/IS605 family transposase; this encodes MNQDNNSLAHTTWNCKYHIVFAPKYRRQIVYGKYKASIGQIIRQLCDRKGVEIHEAEACKDHIHMLVSIPPKLSVSSFMGYLKGKSSLMIFDRHANLKYRYGNRKFWCRGYYVDTVGRNQKKIENYIRQQLQEDVVAD
- a CDS encoding glycoside hydrolase family 32 protein, producing MYTKEEYAKDCQIHNDMRRLVDSDVNRLNYHLMAPAGWLNDPNGLVEKNGINHVYFQYTPFDAGWGIKSWGHYTTKDWLTYKEEEPFVFADNRLDRDGAYSGSAIVKDGIIHYFYTGNVKLLDGDYDYILTGREQNTIHLTSSDGFHFSGKELVLANSDYPDDMTTHVRDPKILKDGEKYIMVLGARSIEDKGCALVYHSTDLSHWHYVTRIQTSEKFGFMWECPDLFKLGNQLILSVSPQGLEKEEARYQNVFQSGYFLVDENHGDYTVRKFEEFDYGFDFYAVQTFEDESGRRILMAWMGLPMESEYQEDPTVKYNWRHALTMPRELVFQNGAVYQRPLKEFEKLRKNEFQSQISEFTQWQTENCCFEINVTFSNPAESFSLRLRDDVILTFDGSLLSLKMGESGFGRTQRNIALDKVSRLQFFSDTSSLEIFINGGRYTMTSRVFSDTLKQIITFDSKSDGQLTIYDLKKFNIE
- a CDS encoding class II fructose-bisphosphate aldolase, whose translation is MAIVSAEKFVKAARDNGYAVGGFNTNNLEWTQAILRAAEAKKAPILIQTSMGAAKYMGGYKLCKALIENLVESMGITVPVAIHLDHGHFEDALECIEAGYTSVMFDGSHLPLEENLEKAKEVVAKAHAKGISVEAEVGTIGGEEDGIIGDGELAPIEDAKAMVATGIDFLAAGIGNIHGPYPADWKGLHLDHLEKLTAAVPGFPIVLHGGSGIPDEQIQEAIKLGVAKVNVNTECQLAFAKATREFVAEYEANEEEYDKKKLFDPRKFLKPGFEAITEAVEERIDVFGSANKA
- the rpoE gene encoding DNA-directed RNA polymerase subunit delta yields the protein MELEVFAGQEKSELSMIEVARAILEERGRDHEMYFSDLVNEIQNYLEKSDAEIREALPYFYSALNVDGSFIPLGDNKWGLRSWYAIDEIDEEIITLEEDENGAPKRKPKRVNAFMDGDEDAIDYSDDDPEDEDFTPESSDLEYDEENPDDEKSEVESYDSEINEIIPDEDLDEEVDINEEDDEDDDLDEE
- a CDS encoding alpha/beta hydrolase produces the protein MRKIRIRKHRVLLGIIALLFVVSVGASFYFFHVAQIREEKSFINNNGRSKGTPIYAYEQSFDQLTKETLWMTNQGLKQDAWYVPAETATNKTVIVVHGFTNDKEDMKPYAWMFHELGYNVLMPDNMSHGDSEGQIIGYGWNDRLNVIKWAEMLVEQNSDSEITLFGVSMGAATVMMASGEESLPDQVVNIIEDCGYSSVWDELKYQAKEMYNLPAFPILYEVSAISKIRAGFSYGQASSVNQLKNNTRPVLFIHGSDDTFVPTSMVYKNYQATQGEKELYIVKGAGHAKSFETDPQAYIEKISTFLKKYEK